A single region of the Thermotoga profunda AZM34c06 genome encodes:
- a CDS encoding tripartite tricarboxylate transporter permease translates to MLSYWIDGIKIALQPSNFMLILLGVVGGIIVGALPGVTSSMGIILLLPFTYYLGPKIALLMLVGMYCASMFGGSISAILLRTPGTPSAAATALDGFPLAQQGKAGKALSAALIGSFIGGIASGVCMVLLAPFLAKMALKFGPAEYFSLAVFGLTIIASVSGKSLLKGAISGLIGLLLAMIGIDNIRGTERLTLGIPQLESGFEFLPVLIGVFAVSEVIQRLEKKQQIEQVTKNISGIWLNWSEFRSILIPICFGVVIGTIIGVIPGTGGTIATFLAYNELRRWSKNKEKFGQGALEGVAVCETANNAVTGGAMVPMLALSIPGDAVTAVMLGALILIGVRPGPMMFAHNPDMIYTLFAGWFIVQFLMLIVGFASILIAPNILKISDRVLMPIVLVLCIVGSFSLRNNIHDVAVALIFGVIGYLMRKGDFPLPPLVLGMILGPEAEQNLNRALLVSKNDWTILFKRPISLGLLVLAIISVTISLLGSYRASKKKGAANA, encoded by the coding sequence ATGTTGAGTTACTGGATTGATGGAATAAAGATAGCTTTGCAGCCATCGAATTTTATGTTAATACTCTTAGGGGTTGTCGGCGGAATCATAGTTGGTGCTTTACCCGGTGTGACTTCTTCGATGGGTATAATCCTTCTTTTACCTTTCACATATTATCTTGGCCCAAAGATTGCGCTTTTGATGCTTGTAGGCATGTATTGTGCATCGATGTTTGGTGGGTCAATATCTGCAATTTTACTACGAACACCTGGTACACCTTCTGCAGCAGCAACAGCGTTAGATGGATTTCCTTTGGCTCAACAGGGTAAAGCTGGGAAGGCTCTGAGCGCCGCATTGATAGGATCTTTTATTGGTGGAATTGCAAGCGGTGTCTGTATGGTTTTACTGGCACCATTTTTGGCGAAGATGGCTCTTAAATTTGGACCTGCGGAATATTTTTCGTTGGCTGTTTTCGGTTTGACTATCATAGCGAGTGTTTCGGGTAAGAGTTTATTGAAGGGAGCCATTTCGGGTCTCATTGGCTTGTTGCTTGCGATGATAGGTATAGACAATATCAGAGGGACAGAACGTTTAACCTTGGGAATCCCACAACTTGAAAGCGGCTTTGAATTTTTACCAGTTCTTATAGGTGTTTTTGCCGTTTCTGAAGTCATTCAAAGACTGGAGAAAAAACAGCAAATCGAGCAAGTTACAAAGAATATTTCTGGAATATGGCTGAACTGGAGTGAATTTCGATCGATTCTGATTCCAATTTGTTTTGGTGTTGTCATAGGCACAATAATAGGGGTGATACCAGGTACAGGTGGGACGATTGCGACGTTTCTTGCTTATAATGAGCTGCGAAGGTGGTCTAAAAATAAAGAGAAATTTGGTCAGGGAGCACTTGAGGGTGTGGCTGTGTGTGAAACAGCAAACAACGCAGTAACAGGTGGCGCAATGGTGCCGATGTTGGCCTTGAGTATACCTGGTGATGCCGTCACAGCGGTGATGCTTGGAGCGCTTATACTCATAGGTGTTCGACCAGGTCCAATGATGTTTGCTCATAATCCCGATATGATCTACACGCTCTTTGCAGGATGGTTTATTGTGCAATTTTTGATGTTGATCGTTGGCTTTGCTTCAATTTTAATTGCACCAAATATCTTGAAGATATCGGATCGCGTACTCATGCCGATTGTTCTTGTGCTTTGTATAGTTGGGTCCTTCTCGCTGAGAAACAACATTCACGATGTTGCGGTTGCACTTATCTTCGGTGTCATTGGCTATCTGATGCGAAAGGGTGATTTTCCACTTCCACCCCTTGTACTTGGGATGATCCTTGGTCCTGAGGCAGAACAGAATTTGAATCGGGCACTTTTGGTATCAAAAAACGACTGGACAATTCTATTCAAGCGACCAATATCTCTTGGTTTGTTAGTACTTGCAATCATATCTGTGACTATCAGTTTATTAGGATCTTATAGGGCTTCAAAAAAGAAAGGAGCTGCCAATGCATGA
- a CDS encoding TRAP transporter substrate-binding protein has translation MKRSIFVLVLLLSVVAFSAQITLKASTPFQKGHVLADAMELFKNKIEVQSNGRISVELIIGQASEEDVNNQCAQGIVDLQFTGGRPVEVFAPQYFFVNAPFIIKDYEHFLRVWNGPLGEKAKAQVAEKGNMICLGTVYRGYRQFTSNKPIYSLQDLKDIKLRLPVVPTWVKIWEAIGAKPVTVPLTELYQALKEGRAEASEGDLTQISSFKLYEVQSYLTLTNHLCGVGWVTMNKTTYEKLSKEDQQLVKTIMDEVCAWATQKIRDNESNIIAELEKNGMKVITLDSSTLQQIREMAKPAIEELFKTTWPVTTWTEVLAQ, from the coding sequence ATGAAAAGATCTATCTTTGTCTTGGTGCTACTTTTATCGGTAGTGGCTTTCAGTGCACAGATCACTCTCAAGGCTTCCACACCATTTCAAAAAGGTCATGTTTTAGCTGATGCCATGGAATTGTTCAAAAACAAAATCGAGGTTCAGAGCAATGGTCGAATCAGTGTTGAATTAATTATCGGTCAAGCCTCAGAAGAAGATGTGAATAACCAGTGTGCTCAGGGTATTGTTGATTTACAATTTACCGGTGGACGACCTGTCGAGGTATTCGCACCACAGTATTTCTTTGTCAATGCACCATTTATCATCAAAGACTACGAGCACTTCTTGAGAGTATGGAATGGACCTTTGGGCGAAAAAGCAAAAGCACAAGTAGCAGAAAAAGGCAATATGATCTGTCTTGGAACTGTTTATCGTGGTTACAGGCAATTCACTTCGAACAAACCCATCTACAGCCTCCAAGATTTGAAGGATATTAAGCTCAGACTACCTGTTGTACCAACCTGGGTGAAAATATGGGAAGCAATCGGAGCAAAGCCCGTGACTGTGCCTTTGACAGAACTCTATCAAGCACTCAAAGAGGGCAGGGCAGAAGCATCTGAAGGAGATCTGACTCAGATCTCATCTTTTAAGCTGTATGAAGTACAGTCGTATCTCACTTTGACAAACCATTTGTGCGGTGTTGGCTGGGTTACTATGAACAAGACAACCTATGAAAAGTTATCTAAAGAAGATCAGCAACTTGTTAAAACGATAATGGATGAGGTTTGTGCATGGGCTACACAAAAGATAAGAGATAATGAAAGTAACATCATAGCTGAACTTGAGAAAAATGGCATGAAAGTAATCACGCTTGATTCTTCGACGCTTCAACAGATTAGAGAAATGGCAAAGCCAGCTATTGAAGAACTGTTCAAGACCACATGGCCTGTCACAACTTGGACTGAAGTTCTTGCACAATGA
- a CDS encoding M24 family metallopeptidase — MNRQEEVNVKFERIRKFMDQHNLSGILIKKQPNFSWITAGGLNMVGIATEMGVASVLITKSRCYVIANRIEAPRMRDEEVGELGFEIIDYEWFENKEIELVKKIVDGEVGSDFLVAGFRYVESDLNKLRYELTEAEIERYLYLGEKLSKSLESVLLFTKPGDVEAEIAGRISAELWKYRIDPTGFMVAADERARLYRHPIPTMKKIEKSVMVSVNARYKGLITTVTRMVYFGKIPDSFLKQYRQNVEIECVMIEKTKVGEKMNVPVLAAIEEYKRRGYPDEWKLHHQGGSMGYYARDIRVTPDCEEIIRKNQAFCWNPTISGTKSEDGFIATESGPVMITKPFVFPKIEIEINKTKFIRPDILVL; from the coding sequence ATGAATCGGCAAGAAGAGGTAAATGTGAAATTTGAGAGGATTAGAAAATTCATGGATCAACACAATCTTTCTGGAATTCTCATCAAGAAACAACCGAATTTTTCTTGGATAACTGCCGGTGGATTGAACATGGTTGGTATAGCTACAGAAATGGGAGTTGCTTCTGTATTGATTACCAAAAGCAGGTGCTATGTGATAGCAAATCGCATAGAAGCACCGAGGATGAGAGACGAAGAAGTAGGAGAACTTGGATTCGAGATTATTGATTATGAGTGGTTTGAAAACAAGGAGATCGAGTTGGTAAAAAAGATCGTTGATGGAGAAGTTGGTTCTGACTTTCTTGTAGCGGGTTTTCGTTATGTAGAATCTGATTTGAACAAACTGAGATATGAGTTAACTGAAGCTGAGATTGAAAGATATCTGTATCTTGGTGAAAAGCTCTCAAAATCTCTCGAGAGTGTTTTACTTTTTACAAAACCAGGTGATGTAGAAGCAGAGATTGCCGGGAGAATAAGTGCAGAACTGTGGAAGTACAGAATTGATCCAACAGGTTTTATGGTGGCGGCGGATGAAAGAGCCAGGTTGTATCGACATCCTATTCCCACAATGAAAAAGATAGAAAAATCTGTGATGGTTTCTGTAAATGCGCGATACAAAGGTTTGATAACAACTGTAACTCGCATGGTGTATTTTGGCAAGATCCCAGATAGTTTTCTCAAACAGTATAGACAGAATGTTGAGATTGAATGTGTGATGATTGAAAAAACAAAAGTCGGTGAAAAAATGAATGTTCCCGTTCTTGCAGCCATAGAGGAGTACAAAAGACGAGGTTATCCTGATGAATGGAAGTTACATCATCAAGGCGGATCAATGGGTTATTATGCAAGAGATATAAGAGTCACACCTGATTGTGAAGAAATCATAAGGAAAAATCAGGCATTCTGCTGGAATCCAACGATAAGCGGCACAAAATCAGAAGACGGCTTCATAGCAACTGAGTCTGGACCGGTCATGATAACAAAACCATTTGTGTTCCCCAAAATAGAAATCGAAATCAACAAAACAAAATTCATTCGCCCAGACATTCTTGTTCTGTAG
- a CDS encoding Gfo/Idh/MocA family protein — MKKVRVGMVGVGFIAKIHMAAFRENYPHVEVVGVCASRRENAERFAAEYGVPLVFDNFEQLCKSDQVDVVDICTPTNLHEVVIFCACENRKHVICEKPLLGYYGEDRPELERVGVEVPKTEMYQKVLNKITALEKKIRDSGIKFMYAENWVYAPAIEKMKKMIKVSNGVVFELRAECSHSGSQASYSRRWRTSGGGSLMRLGSHPIGAAIHMKHFEGLTRYGKPLKPVAVTAQIASLTKMEVLKDRPCFVATGWEDVEDWSVAIIDFEDGSKATVFSTDLSLGGVKNKMEIYMSNGVVVANMTPNDSMIAFAPVDGTWRDEYICEKLETKAGYSFPSADEFWTRGYPQEMKDFALALLEDRDPVSDFDLAKQTVQVIYAAYVSAELQKKVEID, encoded by the coding sequence GTGAAAAAGGTTCGCGTTGGAATGGTTGGAGTTGGTTTTATCGCAAAGATTCACATGGCTGCCTTTAGAGAGAATTACCCTCATGTCGAGGTTGTTGGTGTCTGTGCATCGAGAAGAGAAAATGCAGAAAGATTTGCTGCTGAATATGGAGTGCCATTGGTATTTGATAATTTTGAACAGCTATGCAAAAGTGATCAAGTAGATGTTGTTGATATATGTACTCCCACAAATTTGCACGAAGTAGTGATTTTTTGTGCGTGTGAGAACAGGAAACATGTCATATGTGAGAAGCCTTTGCTTGGTTATTATGGAGAGGATCGTCCTGAGTTGGAGAGGGTGGGGGTTGAGGTACCAAAGACAGAGATGTATCAAAAGGTCCTCAACAAGATAACTGCACTCGAGAAAAAAATAAGAGATTCAGGTATCAAGTTCATGTATGCAGAAAACTGGGTGTATGCACCTGCGATCGAGAAGATGAAGAAAATGATCAAAGTTTCAAATGGAGTTGTTTTTGAATTGAGGGCCGAGTGTAGTCACTCTGGTTCACAGGCATCCTATTCAAGGAGATGGAGAACATCGGGTGGGGGGAGTTTGATGAGGCTCGGTTCTCATCCGATAGGTGCTGCGATACATATGAAGCACTTTGAAGGACTTACGCGATATGGAAAACCATTAAAACCTGTTGCAGTGACAGCCCAGATAGCGTCTTTGACGAAAATGGAAGTTTTGAAAGATCGCCCCTGTTTTGTAGCAACGGGTTGGGAAGATGTTGAGGATTGGTCTGTGGCGATCATTGATTTTGAAGATGGTTCTAAGGCAACGGTTTTTTCAACAGATCTGAGTCTTGGTGGCGTGAAGAATAAAATGGAAATTTACATGTCAAACGGTGTGGTTGTTGCCAATATGACTCCAAATGATTCAATGATTGCCTTTGCACCTGTTGACGGTACTTGGAGAGATGAGTACATTTGTGAAAAACTTGAGACCAAAGCAGGTTACAGTTTTCCATCGGCAGATGAATTTTGGACAAGGGGTTATCCACAAGAAATGAAAGATTTTGCACTGGCTTTACTTGAAGATAGAGATCCTGTATCTGATTTTGATCTTGCCAAACAAACTGTTCAGGTGATCTATGCCGCTTATGTTTCTGCCGAGCTACAAAAGAAGGTGGAAATCGATTAA